From a single Populus trichocarpa isolate Nisqually-1 chromosome 17, P.trichocarpa_v4.1, whole genome shotgun sequence genomic region:
- the LOC7495980 gene encoding defective in cullin neddylation protein AAR3 — MHSPDSIFEIYRRYCDIRSVKSCQVNEPDETRKGKSSRDSLAQLLKFVDLKFHSRIKIFDELLKLMSKLELMADFSEFSRFYDFVFFMCRENGQRNITVNKAVSAWKLVLAGRFRLLNQWCDFQENQRHNISEDTWQQVLAFSRCVHENLEGYDPEGAWPVLIDDFVEHMYRILGSNKEPNFFCNCGDSESRPCTFEDPLPGLKVAPGLKRKLPSFQDEEMDCSDALFPDSTRPNHILNSKTSRLLDYRH; from the exons ATGCACTCACCGGATTCAATCTTCGAGATTTACAGACGTTACTGTGATATTAGATCTGTAAAATCATGCCAAGTCAATGAACCAGATGAAACACGCAAGGGTAAATCTTCAAGGGATTCTTTAGCTCAGCTTTTGAAATTTGTGGACTTAAAGTTTCATTCAAG aattaaaatttttgatgaACTTCTCAAGCTCATGTCAAAGCTAGAACTTATG GCGGATTTCTCAGAATTCTCTCGTTTCTATGATTTTGTATTCTTCATGTGCCGTGAAAATGGTCAAAGGAATATCA CCGTAAACAAGGCTGTTTCCGCGTGGAAATTAGTTTTAGCTGGGAGGTTTCGGTTGCTAAACCAATGGTGTGACTTTCAG GAAAATCAACGACACAATATATCTGAGGATACATGGCAGCAAGTTTTAGCTTTTAGCCGGTGCGTACATGAAAATCTTGAAGGGTATGATCCTGAAG GTGCTTGGCCTGTCCTAATTGATGACTTTGTTGAGCACATGTACAG GATATTGGGGTCAAACAAGGAACCAAACTTTTTCTGTAACTGTGGTGATTCAGAGTCTCGACCATGCACATTCGAAGACCCTCTTCCTG GATTGAAGGTCGCTCCTGGTTTGAAGAGGAAGTTGCCTAGCTTTCAAGATGAGGAAATGGACTGCTCAGATGCCCTCTTCCCTGATTCCACCAGGCCAAATCATATACTAAATTCAAAGACAAGTAGGCTGCTTGATTACAGACATTGA